One window of Nicotiana tomentosiformis chromosome 11, ASM39032v3, whole genome shotgun sequence genomic DNA carries:
- the LOC138902057 gene encoding uncharacterized protein, with the protein MDFIWRNIICRFGVPREIVCDNGPQFIGTKVTKSFQSWQIKQITSSLYHPVANGQAESTNKVIINNLKKRLEESKVKIGDPSTRFIQATDESNCEEMRTNLDLLKEKRETALIRMAAQKQIIKRYYNRKAHLRYFKIGNYVLKKVFQTTKATGAGKLSLNWEGPYKIRSISRKRGL; encoded by the exons ATGGACTTTATTTGGCGAAACATTATATGTCGATTTGGAGTGCCAAGAGaaatcgtatgtgataatggCCCACAGTTCATAGGCACGAAAGTCACAAAATCATTTCAGAGTTGGCAGATTAAACAAATAACTTCCTCACTTTATCACCCTGTGGCCAATGGACAAGCTGAATCAACAAATAAGGTTATTATTAATAATTTGAAAAAGAGATTAGAGGAATCAAAAG TTAAAATAGGTGATCCAAGtacaagatttatacaagcaACTGATGAATCAAATTGTGAAGAGATGAGAACGAATTTAGATTTACTCAAGGAAAAGAGAGAAACGGCTCTAATAAGAATGGCAGCTCAGAAGCAAATTATTAAGAGATACTACAACAGGAAAGCTCATCTCAGATACTTCAAGATTGGGAACTATGTTCTCAAAAAGGTTTTTCAAACAACAAAAGCAACTGGTGCAGGGAAGTTGAGTCTAAATTGGGAAGGTCCTTACAAGATTCGAAGCATCTCTAGAAAAAGGGGCTTATGA